In one window of Streptomyces roseofulvus DNA:
- the fdhD gene encoding formate dehydrogenase accessory sulfurtransferase FdhD: MGRVTERRRVTRIRGGAVSARPDTLVAEEPLEIRLNGRPLAVTMRTPGDDFALAAGFLVSEGVLASAADVRSIVYCAGAKEDGTNTYNVVDVRLAPEVVVPDITLERNVYTTSSCGLCGKASLDAVRTTARFPIADTPPVRVSPALLSELPVRLRAAQRVFDTTGGLHAAALFSEDGELLDVREDVGRHNAVDKLVGRALREDLLPLDRAVLLVSGRASFELAQKAVMAGIPVLAAVSAPSSLAVDLAAETGLTLVGFLRGPDMNVYAGEHRVVPA, translated from the coding sequence ATGGGACGGGTCACCGAGCGACGGCGAGTCACGCGGATCCGCGGCGGGGCGGTGAGCGCGCGGCCGGACACGCTGGTGGCGGAGGAGCCGCTGGAGATCCGGCTGAACGGGCGGCCGCTCGCCGTCACCATGCGGACGCCGGGCGACGACTTCGCGCTGGCGGCGGGGTTCCTGGTGAGCGAGGGGGTGCTCGCCTCGGCCGCCGACGTCCGGTCCATCGTGTACTGCGCGGGGGCGAAGGAGGACGGCACGAACACCTACAACGTGGTGGACGTGAGGCTGGCGCCGGAGGTCGTCGTCCCCGACATCACACTGGAACGGAACGTGTACACGACCTCGTCGTGCGGGCTGTGCGGCAAGGCGAGCCTGGACGCGGTGCGGACGACGGCGCGCTTCCCGATCGCGGACACTCCCCCGGTACGGGTCTCCCCCGCGCTCCTGTCGGAGCTGCCGGTGCGGCTGCGGGCGGCGCAGAGGGTCTTCGACACGACGGGCGGGCTGCACGCGGCAGCGCTCTTCTCGGAGGACGGCGAGCTGCTCGACGTGCGCGAGGACGTGGGCCGGCACAACGCGGTGGACAAGCTGGTCGGGCGGGCGCTGCGGGAGGACCTGCTGCCGCTGGACCGGGCGGTGCTGCTGGTGTCCGGGCGGGCCTCGTTCGAGCTGGCGCAGAAGGCGGTGATGGCGGGGATCCCGGTGCTCGCGGCGGTGTCCGCGCCGTCCTCGCTGGCGGTCGACCTGGCGGCGGAGACGGGGCTGACGCTGGTCGGCTTCCTGCGCGGGCCGGACATGAACGTGTACGCGGGCGAGCACCGGGTCGTGCCGGCCTGA
- a CDS encoding beta-ketoacyl-ACP synthase III — protein MTGTRIAALGHYQPAKVLTNHDLAERVDTSDEWILSRVGIRTRHVAGPEEPVDELAAHAAGKALAAAGLTAGDIDYVIVATSTAIDRSPNTAARVAARLGMDAPATLDLNVVCAGFTHALATADHTIRAGAARRALVIGADKMTEITDWTDRTTCVLTGDGAGAVIVEATETDTGAIGPVLWGSVPEMGHAVRIEGTPPRFAQEGQSVYRWATQKLPALAREACARSGIAPEDLAGVVLHQANLRIIEPLAAKIGAVNAVVARDVVDSGNTSAASVPLALAKLVERGELPSGAPVLLFGFGGNLSYAGQVVRVP, from the coding sequence ATGACGGGCACTCGCATCGCCGCGCTCGGGCACTACCAGCCCGCCAAGGTGCTGACCAACCACGACCTGGCCGAACGGGTCGACACCAGCGACGAGTGGATCCTCAGCCGGGTCGGCATCCGCACGCGGCACGTCGCCGGTCCCGAGGAGCCGGTCGACGAGCTCGCCGCGCACGCGGCGGGCAAGGCGCTCGCCGCCGCGGGGCTCACCGCCGGGGACATCGACTACGTCATCGTCGCCACCTCCACCGCGATCGACCGCTCGCCCAACACCGCCGCCCGGGTCGCCGCCCGCCTCGGCATGGACGCGCCCGCCACCCTCGACCTCAACGTGGTCTGCGCCGGCTTCACCCACGCCCTCGCCACCGCCGACCACACGATCCGCGCCGGGGCCGCCCGCCGCGCCCTCGTCATCGGCGCCGACAAGATGACCGAGATCACCGACTGGACCGACCGCACCACCTGCGTCCTCACCGGCGACGGCGCCGGCGCCGTGATCGTCGAGGCCACCGAGACCGACACCGGCGCCATCGGCCCCGTCCTGTGGGGCTCGGTCCCCGAGATGGGCCACGCCGTCCGCATCGAGGGCACCCCGCCGCGCTTCGCCCAGGAGGGCCAGAGCGTCTACCGCTGGGCCACCCAGAAGCTGCCCGCCCTCGCCCGCGAGGCCTGCGCCCGCTCCGGCATCGCCCCCGAGGACCTCGCCGGCGTCGTCCTCCACCAGGCCAACCTGCGGATCATCGAGCCGCTCGCCGCGAAGATCGGCGCCGTCAACGCGGTCGTCGCCCGGGACGTCGTCGACTCCGGCAACACCTCCGCCGCCTCCGTGCCGCTCGCCCTCGCCAAGCTCGTCGAGCGCGGCGAGCTCCCCTCCGGCGCCCCCGTCCTCCTCTTCGGCTTCGGCGGCAACCTCTCCTACGCCGGCCAGGTCGTCCGCGTCCCCTGA
- a CDS encoding class F sortase: MESAYGRRGAWGVVAVLLLVGVHLVRGGTEQLTASGPPRPLAADAPAAPAPPPPPARPGLPAAAPLAVAVPALGVDAPLTQVGLDADGWIEAPPPEHPGRAGWYTGAVTPGEPGTAVVVGHVDTPAGPAVFHALGSLTRGRAIEIRRADGRTAVFTVHGVELVPKDGFPAERVYASTGTPELRVITCGGPYTRATGYTGNVVVSARLTAVR, encoded by the coding sequence GTGGAGAGCGCGTACGGCCGGCGCGGCGCCTGGGGCGTCGTCGCGGTCCTCCTCCTCGTCGGCGTCCACCTGGTCCGGGGCGGTACGGAGCAGCTCACCGCCTCCGGTCCGCCCCGGCCCCTCGCGGCGGACGCCCCGGCGGCCCCGGCACCCCCGCCACCGCCGGCCCGCCCGGGCCTCCCGGCCGCCGCCCCGCTGGCGGTCGCCGTCCCCGCGCTCGGCGTGGACGCCCCGCTCACCCAGGTCGGCCTGGACGCCGACGGCTGGATCGAGGCCCCGCCGCCCGAGCACCCCGGCCGCGCCGGCTGGTACACCGGCGCCGTCACCCCCGGCGAACCCGGCACCGCCGTCGTCGTCGGCCACGTCGACACCCCGGCGGGACCGGCCGTCTTCCACGCCCTGGGCTCCCTCACCCGCGGCCGCGCGATCGAGATCCGCCGCGCCGACGGCCGGACCGCCGTCTTCACCGTCCACGGCGTCGAGCTCGTCCCGAAGGACGGCTTCCCCGCCGAGCGCGTCTACGCCTCCACCGGCACCCCCGAACTCCGCGTGATCACCTGCGGCGGCCCCTACACCCGCGCCACCGGCTACACCGGCAACGTCGTCGTCTCCGCGCGCCTCACCGCCGTCCGCTGA